CAGGTCGATGCTGCAAGGGTGCCCGTGGCGCATCGGCATGCAGGACGGCAAGACCATGCCGATGACGCGCGATCACCGTCCGGAGCGCCGTACGCTCACGATTGAAAACGACAAAGTCACGAGCGTGACGCGCGGATGATTGGCGCGGTCCGTCGCCAATGCGGTGTCGACGCGAGCGTCGGCACCGCAAGATGCGAGACGCGCGAGATCACAGCGCCGGGGGCACCGAGGTCGCGCCGCCGAAACTCACACGCACGCGCAATCCGTGACCGTTGCGCGCATCGAGCAATTCCACCTGCGCGCCGTGCGTCTGCGCGATGTTGCGCACGATGGCGAGACCCAGACCGCTGCCTTGCGCACGCGGCGCGTCCGGCTCGCTTGCCGCGTGCGCCGGGTGCTGGCCCGAGGCATCGGACGGCACCGTGCCATCCATCGCGGCCGCGCCGCCACGGAAGAATCGATCGAACACGCGCTCGCGCTCGGCCGGTGCAATACCCGGGCCGGTGTCTTCGATCTCGACGACCGGAGATGGCATCGCCGAGATCAGACGCACATCCACGTGTCCGCCCCGCGGTGTGTATTTCAGCGCGTTGTCGACGAGGTTGCCGAAGAGCGTCTGTAACGCGTTCGTATCGCCGCGCACTCGACCGATCTGCGCCAGCGCGTCAGGCGCGTCCAGTCCCAGATCGATCCCCCGTGCGACGGCCAGCGCCGCATGGTGCGCCACCACGTCCTGCAACAACGGTGCCAACGGCAAGTCGGTGAACGCCGCAGCCGCGCGTGCGGCATCCGGCTCCTGGCGCGCCAGCGTGAGCAACTGCGCCACCATGTGCGACGCACGACGCACGCCCTCACGCAAGTCGCGCATGGCCTCGGCACGCTCGGCATCGCTGTGCGCGCGTTCGAGCAACTGCACCTGAAGCTGCAAAGCGGCGAGCGGCGTACGCAACTCATGTGCAGCGTCTGCCACGAATGCCTTTTGCTGAACCAGTGCGTCATCGAGCCGACCGAGCAAGCTGTTGAGCGCACGCACCAGCGGGCGCACCTCGTCCGGCAGACCGGCTTCGGGGAACGCCTCCAATGCACCCGGCGCACGCGCATCGAGCGCCTTCGTCACACGACGCAACGGCCTCAACCCACGTCCCACGACAATCCACACGAGCAAGCCGAGCAGCGGCATCGCGACGACCAGCGGCAGTAGCGTGCGCAATGCCATCGACACCGCGAGCGAGTCACGGATCACCATCGGCTGCGCGAGTTGCACGACGTTATCGCCTACGCGCGCCGCGTAGACGCGCCAGTCGCCGACGGGCGTCTGCACAGTGGTGAAGCCGAGTTCGGCACGCGGCGGCAACGGCGTGCGCGGGTGCGAGTAGTACAACTCCACGCCGTTCTGGCTCCAGATCTGGATGACGAGACCTTCGGTGTCGTTGTGCTCGCCGGGCACGCTGGAGAACGATTCGGCAGGCAGCGACAACGCCATCTGCTGCAACTGGAAATCGAACAACTCGTTGGCTTCGGTGCGTGCCTGACGGAAGATGGCGATGCCCGCGAGCACCAGCGCAATCGCCAGCGTAATGAGCAAACCGAAGAGCAGACGGCGACGAATCGAGCGCATCAGTTCGCCTCCGACGCCGATGGTCCACCGTTCGGGGTCTCGCTCGTCTGCGCGGGCATCATGTAGCCGACACCACGCACCGTGCGGATCGCATCCGCGCCGAGTTTCTTGCGCAACCCGTGAATGTGGACTTCGACGGCGTTGCTCGCCACTTCCTCGCCCCAGCCATAGATGCGCTCTTCGAGCTGCGACTTGGATAGCACGGCCCCGGGACGGTTGAGCAACGCTTCGAGCACGGCGTACTCGCGTGCCGAGAGCATGACGGGCGCGCCGTCGCAGGTAATCTGACGCGTTGCCGGGTCGAGCACGATACCGCCATGACGCAGTAACGGTTCGCTGCGTCCGGCCTGACGCCGGACCAACGCGCGCAGCCGCGCTGCGAGTTCGTCGAGATCGAAGGGTTTGACGAGGTAGTCGTCGGCACCGGCATCCAGCCCCTTGACGCGGTCCGCCACGGCGTCGCGCGCGGTGGCAATGAGCACCGGCAGTGTCTGACCGCGCCCGCGCAGTGTGCGCAGCACGTCGATGCCGTCGCGACGCGGCAGCCCCAGGTCGAGCAGCAGCGCGTCGTACGATTCCACGGCGAGCGCGTCGAGCGCACGCTGCCCATCGCCGACATGGTCGACGGTCCAGCCGTCCTGGCGCAGACCTTTCATGACGGCCGTGGCGATCATCGCATCGTCTTCCACCAACAAAATTCGCATGGTTGGGTACCGGTTGAGGCTTGCCCGGCATGTCCGACATCGGTCGCAAGCGTTGGGCGTCCACCGATTTGCCCGACGCAGCGCGCGTCGGGAGGGATCGCTCAATGTTGCCTTCGAGTGACACTCACCGGAATTCGACTCATTGTAGCGACAGTTCGTTGCACGTCGGACTTACAATGGCACGCATCGCACCGCGCTGTGGGGTTTCGCAGCGCGCAACACTGGAGAACTCCGCCCGTCATGCGTTTGCTACGCCTGCCCCGCCGCCCTTTGCATTCCCTTCGTCACGCGTCCGACGCACAGCATCGCCTCAGTTCCCCATCGCTTTCGTCGCTTCCGTCGCTTCCCTCACTTTCGTCCCGCGCCGTCGTTTCCCCGAGGTCTAACGTCGCGCGCGCCTGTGGCGCGGTGCTGGCCATTGCCATGCTGGCAAGCGTGCCCGTGCAGGCAAAATCCGAAAAGCAGACGACGCGCAAAATGCCGAAGGTGCCGGTGACGGCGCCGCACGCCACGCCGTTGCCGCAACCGCTGGCCCGCGCGCTGGCGGCGAGCAAGGTACCCGCGTCGCACGTGAGCGTGATCGTCGCGAAAGTGGACAACCCGCTGCAAACGCGCGGCGCGGTGCCTGCACCGCTGCTCGCCGTGAATCCGAACGTGCCGCGCAATCCTGCATCGACGATGAAACTCGTCACGACGATTGCCGCGCTCGACACGCTTGGCCCCGACTACCGGTGGCGCACGCAAGCCTTCACCGACGGTACGTCCGACGGTCGTACGCTCAACGGCAATCTCTACTTCAAAGGCACCGGCGATCCGAAGCTGGTGCCGGAAGAGATGGAGAAATTCGTCGCTGAGCTGCGCAACGCGGGCGTGACGAACATCAACGGCGACATCGTGCTCGACCGCTCGGCGTATAGCACGGACATCGGCGCGCAAGGGCCCATCGACGGCGACAGCGACCGGCCCTACAACGTCGCGCCGGATCCGCTGCTGTACTCGTTCAAGGCGATGTCCTTCAGCTTCACCGGCAATCCGAACGGCACGGTGGATGTCGGCGTGCTGCCGCCGCTCGCGAACCTGCAGGTCGCGAACGAAATGTCGTCGACGCCCTCGGGCAATTGCGGCGACTGGCTCACACGGATTCATCCCACACTGAGCACGACACCCGACGGCGCCTACGTGGCGCACTTCTCGGGAACGTATCCGGCGTCGTGCGAAGACAAGGGATGGAACATCGCCGCGCCGGATCGTGACCGCTTCTTCCTTGGCGGCTTCCGTGCGCTGTGGCAGGCGTCGGGCGGCCAGTTCACGGGGAACGTGCGCACGGGCGTCGTGCCGCCAGGGGCGCGCCTGCTCGTCACGCATCGCGGTCAAACGCTGGCCGAAGTCGTGCACGACATGAACAAGTTCAGCAACAACGTGATGGCGCGTCAGTTGTTCCTCACGCTGGGATTGGCCGCCGACGGGAAAACGCCGGCGAGCATCGCGCGCTCGCGTGAAGTGCTCACGCGCTGGCTCGAGAAGAACGATCTCGCGACACCGGGCCTCGTCGTGGAGAACGGTTCCGGTTTGTCGCGCGTGGAACGCATCAGCGCCTCGGAACTGGCGCGGCTGCTGCAACACGGCATCAATAGCCCGACCGGACAGGTGCTCATCGAATCGATGCCGACGGTCGGCGTCGACGGCACCATGCGCAATCGTCTGTCCAATCGTGACGTCGCGGGCAACGCACACATCAAGACGGGAACGCTCGACGACGTAGGGGCCGTCGCGGGCTACGTTGCGACGCGCTCGGGCAGCACCTACGTCGTGGTCTCGCTGATCAACGATCCGAAGGCCAGCAACGCGCGTCCGTTCAACGATGCGCTGATTTCGTGGGTGTACGAAAACGCCCCTTGAGTGGGGCTGGCGTCGGGCTTGCCTCCTGCTTGCCTCCTGCTTTCGTCGTGCTGTCGTAGGGCATCGGCGTAGAAGCGAGGCCCGACGCGGCACTTGACGTTTCCCTCTAACGACAGCGCCACCGGGGGCGATTCGCGTCAGAATAGACGTTCCATCGGTGTCACCTGCACCGGCCGTGCCACAAGAAGTGGCACGTCAAGAGAGGCGGGGACACCGGTTCAGATGACCCAATCGTGAGGAGACGCGAGGTCATGAACGTCGAGTTGATTCTGCTGGCGCTCGCGCCGGTCTTCGTGCTGTGCATCGGCATCGAGGCGTGGTACTGGCGACGCCGACGTCCCGGCATGTACAGCCTGAAGGACACCATCAGCAACGCGACGCTCGCGCTCATGCATCAGGGTGCCGACAAGCTCGCGTGGCTGCTCATCGTGCCGTTCTACGCGTGGCTCTACGACCATCACCGCATTTACACGATGCCTGCCGGATGGGTCGGCTTCGTGCTGCTCTTCATCGTTCAGGATTTTCTCTACTACGTGTTTCACCGCGCCAGCCATCGCATTCGCTGGCTGTGGGCGGCGCACGTCGTGCATCACTCCTCCGAGCGGCTGAATCTGTCGACGGCATTCCGACAGAGCCTGATGTATCCCGTCGCGGGGATGTGGCTGTTCTGGACACCGATGGCGCTCATCGGCTTCACCCCGATCCAGATCGTCGGGGTCGTGCTGCTCAACCTCGCGTTCCAGTTCTTCGTGCACACGCAGGCGATTCCGAAGCTGGGCTGGCTGGAGTATGTGCTCAATACGCCGTCGATCCATCGCGCGCATCACGCGCGCAATCCGCGCTACATCGACCGGAATTACGCAGGCGTGCTAGTGATCTGGGATCGCATGTTCGGCTCATACGTCGAGGAAAGCGACGCCGAGCCGTGCGAGTACGGCATCGTCGATCAGATCCACACCCATAACCCGATCACGTTGACGTTCCACGAATGGCGTGCGATGGCGCACGACGTCGTCACGATGCCGGGCTGGCGCAACAAATGGATGGCGTTATTCGGGCCGCCGGAATGGCGTCATGCACGTGAGACGGCGCCGATGCCGGAGGGGAAGACGACGTGACGACTTGACGACCTGAAACGAGCGCGGTCGCAAGCGCGCGCTCAAGCGCGTTCGAATGCCGCTGCGGCGCGGCCAAGGCGATCGCCGACGGCCGCCCAGGCGGGCGTGTCCGGCAGACGCTCGAACAGAATGTGCGTGACGTTGGCGCGGTCGAGGCGGCGCAGCATCGCATACAGGTCGGTCGCGAGACCGGCGGGCGTGGCAGGCAGCACAAGCTTCACGATATCGGTGGATGCGGCGATATCGGCGGGAAGCGTGGCGAGTGTCGGCGCGAAGGCCACCACAGCCACACGTTCGCCCGCAGGATGCACGGCCAGCGCCGCCGCGAACTGCCCGGCGTCGCACAGGTACAGCGGCGTGCGCGGCGCGTAATGCGCCTTGAGTGTGCCTGAGGCACGCGGCGCGTTACTATCCTGCCCCGGCAAACGCGGCATCTCGCCCAGCGCCTCGGCGATCTGTTCCGGCGTGATATGGCCGGGACGCAGCAACGCCGGGAATCCGCGCGACAGATCCACAATGGTCGATTCGATGCCGACGGCCGCTTCTCCGCCGTCGAGCACGTGAACGGTAACGCCCGGCAGCCCGGCGAACTCGTCACGCACGTGTTGCGCGGCGGTCGGACTCACCTGACCGAACCGGTTGGCGGACGGGCCTGCTACGCCACCTTGCCCTCCCTGACTATCCTTGACCCGGGCGAACTCGCGCAGCAGCGCCTGAGCCACCGGATGCGACGGAACACGCAAACCAACCGAATCCTGTCCGCCGGAGACGGCGTCCGGGATATGCGGTGCGCGTTTGAGAATGAGCGTGAGAGGACCGGGCCAGAACGCGTCCATCAGCTTGCGCGCGGCAGGCGTGACGTCGTCGCTCCAGTAACCGGGGTCGCCTTCCGGCGAAAAGTGCACGATGACCGGATGATTGGCCGGACGCCCCTTCGCCGCGTAGATCGACGCAACAGCCGCCGGATTCTCCGCGTCGCCGCCCAGCCCGTAGACCGTCTCCGTCGGGAACGCGACCAGCTCGCCCGCTGCCAGTTGCTCAGCCGCTTGCGTGATGGCGGCCGCCGACGGCATGACGATGCGCGGGGCATCGGACGGGGACGTCGTCGAGGACTTAGAGGCCGTGGAGGTCGTGGAGGTCGAGGAAGGCGTGGACATCGCGCGCTTAGTCTTCCAGCGGGATATCGAGGCTCGCTGCGGCGCTCACACACGCCTTGCGGGCTTCATCGAGCGTCTCACCGGCGAACGTGATGTGGCCCATCTTGCGGCCCACGCGCGCGTCTTCCTTACCGTAGAGATGCACGCGAGCGGACGGCAGCGCCGCCACTGCCGCCCAGGCGGGCGTACGGGGCTGGTCTTTGGCCGGGCCGTCGAACCAGATGTCGCCGAGGACATTGAGCATCACGGCCGGCGAGTGCTGACGCGTCTCGCCGAGCGGCAGTCCCGCCATCGCGCGCACTTGCTGTTCGAACTGGCTCGAAGCGCAGGCGTCGATGGTGTAATGACCACTGTTGTGGGGACGCGGCGCCATTTCGTTCGCGACCAGCGAACCGTCCTTCAGGATGAAGAACTCGACGCACAGCACCCCCACGTAATCCATTTGCGACGCAATCGCCGCCGCCGCCGCACGCGCCGCGTCGGCAATGGCCGGGGCCGCATCGGGTGCAGGCACCGTCGTCGTCGCGAGAATGCCGTCGATGTGCACGTTCTGGGCGAGCGGGTAGGTGGCGACCTTGCCGTCGGCGCCGCGTGCACTCAGCACCGACACTTCGAAAGCCAGCGCCAGACGCTTCTCCAGCACGCACGGCACGCCGCCGAGCGCCGCATAGGCTTCGCGGGCTTCGGCGGGGGTGTTCACACGCACCTGCCCCTTGCCGTCGTAACCGAGACGCGCCGTCTTCAGAATGCCCGGCAGCACGCTCGCGATGGCCGCGTCGCCTATGGCGGCGAGCGCCTCGTTCGACTCGATCACCAGATGCGGGGCCACAGGCACACCGCAGCTTTCGATGAAACGCTTCTCCGCCACCCGATCCTGCGCGATCGCGACGCAGCGCCCGGCAGGGCTCACGGTCGTGGTTTGCGCGAGGAAATCGAGCGACTGCGCCGGCACGTTCTCGAACTCGGTCGACACGGCCGGGCATAGCGCGGCCAGCTCGGCGAGCGCCGTTTCGTCACGATAATCGGCCACGATCAGACGGTCGGCCACGGCACCGGCCGGGCAGCGCGGGTCCGGATCCAGCACACAGACCTTGTAACCCATCGACTGGGCGGCGAAACAGAACATGCGGCCGAGTTGGCCGCCGCCCAGCATACCCAGCCATTGGCCGGGAAGGACGGGCGCAGCGGAGACGGAATTCATCGACGTTTAGAAACAGACGGTAGCAGGGACGTTTTTTCTTTTACAGCGCGGGCAGCGTCATGCCGCGCGCCGCTTCGGTCTGCTTCGCACGAAACGCTTCGAGCTTGTCCGCGAGCGTCTTGTCGTCGGCGGCCAGCATCGAGACGGCGAACAGCGCCGCGTTGGCCGCGCCGGCTTCACCGATGGCGAAGGTGGCGACCGGCACGCCCTTGGGCATCTGCACGATCGACAGCAGCGAGTCTTCGCCACGCAGATACTTGCTCGGCACCGGCACGCCCAGCACCGGCACGGTCGTCTTGGCGGCGATCATGCCCGGCAGGTGCGCGGCACCGCCAGCACCGGCGATGATCGCGACCAGACCGCGCTCGCGCGCGGCTTCGGCGTAACGGAACATATCGTCCGGCATGCGGTGCGCCGAGACGACCTGCGCCTCGTAAGGCACACCGAACTCGGCCAGAATGGCGGCCGCGTTTTTCATCACTTCCCAGTCCGAGTTGGACCCCATTACCACGCCAACGCGCGGGGCCACGGCTTGTTTGTCGCTCATAGTCTCGGCGCCCCGCTCAGGCCAGTTGCTGGCCGGTCAGGCGCTCGAGCGCCTCGCGGTACTTGGCCGCCGTCTTCTCGACCACTTCCGTCGGCAGCGCCGGTGCAGGCGGGGTCTTGCCCCACGGCTGCGTTTCCAGCCAGTCGCGCACGAACTGCTTGTCGAACGACGGCGGGTTGCTGCCCACGGCGTACGAGTCGGCCGGCCAGAAGCGCGACGAATCGGCCGTCAACGCTTCGTCCATCAGGTGCAGGCGGCCGTCGTCGTCCAGACCGAATTCGAACTTCGTGTCGGCGATGATGATGCCGCGCGTGGCGGCGTAAGCGGCGGCTTCCTTGTACAGACGGATCGAGATCTCACGGATCTGCTCGGCTAGTTCGCGACCGATACGGCTCACCATGTCGTCGAAGCTGATGTTCTCGTCGTGTTCACCCAGTTCGGCCTTGGCCGCCGGGGTGAAGATCGGCTCGGGGAGTTGCTGCGCGTTTTGCAGACCGGCTGGCAGCTTCACGCCGCACACCGCGCCCGTCGCCTGGTAGTCCTTCCAGCCGCTGCCCGCCAGATAGCCACGCACCACGGCTTCGACGAGGATCGGCTTCAGACGCTTGACCACGACCGCACGGCCGGCGACCTGCGCGGCTTCGTCGGCAGAGACGACCGTCTCCGGGGCCACGCCCGTCAGGTGGTTCGGCACGACGTGTGCGAGCTTGTCGAACCAGAAGTTGGCCATCTGGTTGAGCACACGGCCCTTGCCCGGAATCGGCTCGCCCATGATCACGTCGAACGCCGAGAGGCGGTCCGTCGTCACGATCAGCAGCTTGTCGTCGCCGACGGCGTAGTTATCGCGCACTTTGCCGCGCG
The Pandoraea oxalativorans genome window above contains:
- a CDS encoding L-threonylcarbamoyladenylate synthase produces the protein MPSAAAITQAAEQLAAGELVAFPTETVYGLGGDAENPAAVASIYAAKGRPANHPVIVHFSPEGDPGYWSDDVTPAARKLMDAFWPGPLTLILKRAPHIPDAVSGGQDSVGLRVPSHPVAQALLREFARVKDSQGGQGGVAGPSANRFGQVSPTAAQHVRDEFAGLPGVTVHVLDGGEAAVGIESTIVDLSRGFPALLRPGHITPEQIAEALGEMPRLPGQDSNAPRASGTLKAHYAPRTPLYLCDAGQFAAALAVHPAGERVAVVAFAPTLATLPADIAASTDIVKLVLPATPAGLATDLYAMLRRLDRANVTHILFERLPDTPAWAAVGDRLGRAAAAFERA
- a CDS encoding response regulator, giving the protein MRILLVEDDAMIATAVMKGLRQDGWTVDHVGDGQRALDALAVESYDALLLDLGLPRRDGIDVLRTLRGRGQTLPVLIATARDAVADRVKGLDAGADDYLVKPFDLDELAARLRALVRRQAGRSEPLLRHGGIVLDPATRQITCDGAPVMLSAREYAVLEALLNRPGAVLSKSQLEERIYGWGEEVASNAVEVHIHGLRKKLGADAIRTVRGVGYMMPAQTSETPNGGPSASEAN
- the dacB gene encoding D-alanyl-D-alanine carboxypeptidase/D-alanyl-D-alanine endopeptidase; this translates as MLASVPVQAKSEKQTTRKMPKVPVTAPHATPLPQPLARALAASKVPASHVSVIVAKVDNPLQTRGAVPAPLLAVNPNVPRNPASTMKLVTTIAALDTLGPDYRWRTQAFTDGTSDGRTLNGNLYFKGTGDPKLVPEEMEKFVAELRNAGVTNINGDIVLDRSAYSTDIGAQGPIDGDSDRPYNVAPDPLLYSFKAMSFSFTGNPNGTVDVGVLPPLANLQVANEMSSTPSGNCGDWLTRIHPTLSTTPDGAYVAHFSGTYPASCEDKGWNIAAPDRDRFFLGGFRALWQASGGQFTGNVRTGVVPPGARLLVTHRGQTLAEVVHDMNKFSNNVMARQLFLTLGLAADGKTPASIARSREVLTRWLEKNDLATPGLVVENGSGLSRVERISASELARLLQHGINSPTGQVLIESMPTVGVDGTMRNRLSNRDVAGNAHIKTGTLDDVGAVAGYVATRSGSTYVVVSLINDPKASNARPFNDALISWVYENAP
- a CDS encoding 5-(carboxyamino)imidazole ribonucleotide synthase produces the protein MNSVSAAPVLPGQWLGMLGGGQLGRMFCFAAQSMGYKVCVLDPDPRCPAGAVADRLIVADYRDETALAELAALCPAVSTEFENVPAQSLDFLAQTTTVSPAGRCVAIAQDRVAEKRFIESCGVPVAPHLVIESNEALAAIGDAAIASVLPGILKTARLGYDGKGQVRVNTPAEAREAYAALGGVPCVLEKRLALAFEVSVLSARGADGKVATYPLAQNVHIDGILATTTVPAPDAAPAIADAARAAAAAIASQMDYVGVLCVEFFILKDGSLVANEMAPRPHNSGHYTIDACASSQFEQQVRAMAGLPLGETRQHSPAVMLNVLGDIWFDGPAKDQPRTPAWAAVAALPSARVHLYGKEDARVGRKMGHITFAGETLDEARKACVSAAASLDIPLED
- the purE gene encoding 5-(carboxyamino)imidazole ribonucleotide mutase — encoded protein: MSDKQAVAPRVGVVMGSNSDWEVMKNAAAILAEFGVPYEAQVVSAHRMPDDMFRYAEAARERGLVAIIAGAGGAAHLPGMIAAKTTVPVLGVPVPSKYLRGEDSLLSIVQMPKGVPVATFAIGEAGAANAALFAVSMLAADDKTLADKLEAFRAKQTEAARGMTLPAL
- a CDS encoding sterol desaturase family protein, coding for MNVELILLALAPVFVLCIGIEAWYWRRRRPGMYSLKDTISNATLALMHQGADKLAWLLIVPFYAWLYDHHRIYTMPAGWVGFVLLFIVQDFLYYVFHRASHRIRWLWAAHVVHHSSERLNLSTAFRQSLMYPVAGMWLFWTPMALIGFTPIQIVGVVLLNLAFQFFVHTQAIPKLGWLEYVLNTPSIHRAHHARNPRYIDRNYAGVLVIWDRMFGSYVEESDAEPCEYGIVDQIHTHNPITLTFHEWRAMAHDVVTMPGWRNKWMALFGPPEWRHARETAPMPEGKTT
- a CDS encoding ATP-binding protein, encoding MRSIRRRLLFGLLITLAIALVLAGIAIFRQARTEANELFDFQLQQMALSLPAESFSSVPGEHNDTEGLVIQIWSQNGVELYYSHPRTPLPPRAELGFTTVQTPVGDWRVYAARVGDNVVQLAQPMVIRDSLAVSMALRTLLPLVVAMPLLGLLVWIVVGRGLRPLRRVTKALDARAPGALEAFPEAGLPDEVRPLVRALNSLLGRLDDALVQQKAFVADAAHELRTPLAALQLQVQLLERAHSDAERAEAMRDLREGVRRASHMVAQLLTLARQEPDAARAAAAFTDLPLAPLLQDVVAHHAALAVARGIDLGLDAPDALAQIGRVRGDTNALQTLFGNLVDNALKYTPRGGHVDVRLISAMPSPVVEIEDTGPGIAPAERERVFDRFFRGGAAAMDGTVPSDASGQHPAHAASEPDAPRAQGSGLGLAIVRNIAQTHGAQVELLDARNGHGLRVRVSFGGATSVPPAL
- a CDS encoding phosphoribosylaminoimidazolesuccinocarboxamide synthase, with the translated sequence MNALYESSLKSLPLLSRGKVRDNYAVGDDKLLIVTTDRLSAFDVIMGEPIPGKGRVLNQMANFWFDKLAHVVPNHLTGVAPETVVSADEAAQVAGRAVVVKRLKPILVEAVVRGYLAGSGWKDYQATGAVCGVKLPAGLQNAQQLPEPIFTPAAKAELGEHDENISFDDMVSRIGRELAEQIREISIRLYKEAAAYAATRGIIIADTKFEFGLDDDGRLHLMDEALTADSSRFWPADSYAVGSNPPSFDKQFVRDWLETQPWGKTPPAPALPTEVVEKTAAKYREALERLTGQQLA